A region from the Lycium barbarum isolate Lr01 chromosome 8, ASM1917538v2, whole genome shotgun sequence genome encodes:
- the LOC132606038 gene encoding histone H3.3-like encodes MARTKQTARKSTGGMAPRKQLATKAARKSAPTTGGVKKPHRYRPGTVALREIRKYQKSTELLIRKLPFQRLVHEIARDFKTDLRFQSHVVLALKEAAGAYLVGLFEDTNLCAIHGKRVTIMPKDIQLARRIRGERA; translated from the coding sequence ATGGCTCGTACGAAGCAAACCGCTCGTAAGTCCACTGGAGGAATGGCCCCTAGGAAGCAACTCGCTACCAAGGCTGCTCGTAAGTCTGCTCCTACTACAGGTGGAGTCAAGAAGCCTCACAGATACCGTCCCGGTACTGTTGCTCTTCGTGAAATTCGTAAATACCAGAAGAGTACTGAGCTCTTGATCAGGAAGCTTCCCTTCCAGAGGCTTGTTCATGAGATTGCCCGAGACTTCAAGACTGATCTACGTTTCCAAAGTCATGTTGTGTTAGCTCTGAAAGAGGCAGCTGGGGCCTATCTGGTTGGTCTGTTTGAGGACACCAATCTTTGTGCCATTCACGGCAAGCGCGTGACCATTATGCCCAAGGACATTCAGCTGGCTAGGCGTATCAGGGGAGAGCGTGCTTAA